From a single Onychomys torridus chromosome 9, mOncTor1.1, whole genome shotgun sequence genomic region:
- the Cdkn3 gene encoding cyclin-dependent kinase inhibitor 3 isoform X2, whose product MKPPISIQASEFDSSDEEPIEDEQTPIQISWLPLSRVNCSQFLGLCALPEELKSYGIQDVFVFCTRGELSKYRVPNLLDLYQQSGIVTHHHPIPDGGTPDIGSCWEIMEELATCLKSNRKTLIHCYGGLGRSCLVAACLLLYLSDSVSPQQAIDSLRDLRGSGAIQTIKQYNYLHEFRDKLAAYLSSRDSLSRSVSR is encoded by the exons ATGAAGCCG CCCATTTCAATACAAGCAAGTGAGTTTGATTCTTCAGACGAAGAGCCTATTGAAGATGAACAGACTCCAATTCAAATTTCATG GCTGCCTCTGTCACGAGTGAACTGTTCTCAGTTTCTTGGCTTATGTGCTCTTCCAG AGGAACTGAAGAGCTACGGAATCCaagatgtgtttgttttctgcacCAGAGGGGAGCTGTCAAAATATAGAGTCCCAAACCTTCTGGACCTGTACCAACAGTCTGGAATTGTCACCCATCACCACCCAATCCCAGATGGAGGGACTCCTGACATAGGCAGCTGCTGGGAAATCATGGAGGAGCTGGCCACCTGCCTTAAGAGCAACCGGAAAACCCTGATACA CTGTTACGGAGGACTTGGAAGGTCTTGTCTTG TAGCTGCTTGCCTCCTCCTATACTTGTCTGACTCAGTATCACCACAGCAAGCCATAGACAGCCTTCGAGATCTCAGAGGATCTGGGGCGATACAGACTATTAAG CAATATAATTATCTTCATGAGTTCCGGGACAAATTAGCTGCATATCTATCATCAAGAGATTCACTATCAAGATCTGTGTCAAGATAA
- the Cdkn3 gene encoding cyclin-dependent kinase inhibitor 3 isoform X1, producing MKPPISIQASEFDSSDEEPIEDEQTPIQISWLPLSRVNCSQFLGLCALPGCKFKDVRRNIQKDTEELKSYGIQDVFVFCTRGELSKYRVPNLLDLYQQSGIVTHHHPIPDGGTPDIGSCWEIMEELATCLKSNRKTLIHCYGGLGRSCLVAACLLLYLSDSVSPQQAIDSLRDLRGSGAIQTIKQYNYLHEFRDKLAAYLSSRDSLSRSVSR from the exons ATGAAGCCG CCCATTTCAATACAAGCAAGTGAGTTTGATTCTTCAGACGAAGAGCCTATTGAAGATGAACAGACTCCAATTCAAATTTCATG GCTGCCTCTGTCACGAGTGAACTGTTCTCAGTTTCTTGGCTTATGTGCTCTTCCAG GTTGTAAATTTAAAGATGTTAGAAGAAATATTCAAAAAGATACAG AGGAACTGAAGAGCTACGGAATCCaagatgtgtttgttttctgcacCAGAGGGGAGCTGTCAAAATATAGAGTCCCAAACCTTCTGGACCTGTACCAACAGTCTGGAATTGTCACCCATCACCACCCAATCCCAGATGGAGGGACTCCTGACATAGGCAGCTGCTGGGAAATCATGGAGGAGCTGGCCACCTGCCTTAAGAGCAACCGGAAAACCCTGATACA CTGTTACGGAGGACTTGGAAGGTCTTGTCTTG TAGCTGCTTGCCTCCTCCTATACTTGTCTGACTCAGTATCACCACAGCAAGCCATAGACAGCCTTCGAGATCTCAGAGGATCTGGGGCGATACAGACTATTAAG CAATATAATTATCTTCATGAGTTCCGGGACAAATTAGCTGCATATCTATCATCAAGAGATTCACTATCAAGATCTGTGTCAAGATAA
- the Cdkn3 gene encoding cyclin-dependent kinase inhibitor 3 isoform X3, producing the protein MRIYSHATSFCFFWDIFFFCATSSSGFGTMCSFSVRIISMWQGELLYGLVRPCNELCKSALFLGHRPCVQPHCLAWAHLPTPPLYRQKGTHCFFKVTSFSCYGGLGRSCLVAACLLLYLSDSVSPQQAIDSLRDLRGSGAIQTIKQYNYLHEFRDKLAAYLSSRDSLSRSVSR; encoded by the exons atgcGAATTTATTCCCATGCCacaagtttttgtttcttctgggaTATCTTCTTCTTCTGCGcaacctcctcttctggcttcgGAACAATGTGTTCCTTTTCAGTGAGGATCATCTCGATGTGGCAGGGGGAGCTCCTGTACGGGTTAGTCCGGCCCTGTAATGAGCTCTGTAAGTCTGCACTCTTTTTAGGCCACAGGCCCTGTGTCCAGCCCCACTGTTTGGCCTGGGCGCACCTACCGACTCCACCATTATACCGCCAGAAAGGCACACATTGCTTCTTCAAAGTGACATCTTTCAG CTGTTACGGAGGACTTGGAAGGTCTTGTCTTG TAGCTGCTTGCCTCCTCCTATACTTGTCTGACTCAGTATCACCACAGCAAGCCATAGACAGCCTTCGAGATCTCAGAGGATCTGGGGCGATACAGACTATTAAG CAATATAATTATCTTCATGAGTTCCGGGACAAATTAGCTGCATATCTATCATCAAGAGATTCACTATCAAGATCTGTGTCAAGATAA